A window from Fragaria vesca subsp. vesca linkage group LG5, FraVesHawaii_1.0, whole genome shotgun sequence encodes these proteins:
- the LOC101297439 gene encoding 1-aminocyclopropane-1-carboxylate oxidase homolog 1-like, which yields MVDTSDRTSELKAFDDTKAGVKGLLDAGVATIPRIFHSRSQPNVDQREGGDDDARFSIPTIDLQGGKIEADSALRAEVMEKVRHACEKWGFFQVVNHGIPVNVLDEVIRRIREFHEQDSVLKKEFYTRTPGKKVYYHSNYDLYQASSTDWRDTLGCFMAPNPPKPEELPSVCSDIVIEYSKHVMELGLTLFEILSESLGLNPNYLKDMNCAEGLLLLGHCYPACPEPELTFGASKHTDGTFITILLQDQVGGLQALYENRWVNVPPMHGALVVNVGDLLQLITNDKFVSLAHRVRANNAGPRTSVASFFRSERNTKVFGPINELLSEENPQIYQEVDIKDYVRYYYSEGKENYPLLHFKL from the exons ATGGTGGACACAAGTGACCGCACAAGTGAACTAAAAGCATTTGATGATACAAAAGCCGGTGTGAAAGGACTACTCGATGCAGGAGTCGCAACAATCCCTCGCATTTTCCACTCCAGATCACAACCAAATGTTGATCAGAGGGAAGGAGGTGATGATGATGCCCGGTTCAGTATTCCAACCATCGATCTTCAAGGCGGCAAAATCGAAGCAGACTCAGCTTTACGAGCTGAGGTCATGGAGAAAGTTCGGCATGCGTGTGAGAAATGGGGTTTCTTTCAAGTAGTGAATCATGGAATTCCTGTAAATGTTTTGGATGAGGTGATTCGACGGATACGCGAGTTCCATGAGCAGGATAGTGTGCTAAAGAAAGAGTTCTATACAAGGACTCCCGGGAAGAAAGTGTATTATCATTCTAACTATGATTTGTACCAAGCTTCATCAACTGACTGGAGAGACACACTCGGCTGTTTCATGGCTCCTAATCCACCCAAACCAGAAGAATTACCCTCAGTATGCAG TGATATAGTGATTGAGTACTCAAAGCATGTGATGGAGCTGGGATTAACATTGTTTGAGATACTATCTGAGTCTCTTGGGCTTAATCCGAACTATCTTAAAGACATGAATTGCGCCGAGGGGCTTCTTCTACTGGGTCACTGCTATCCAGCATGCCCTGAGCCAGAATTGACATTCGGCGCCAGCAAGCACACTGATGGTACCTTCATCACCATTCTTTTGCAAGACCAAGTAGGTGGTCTCCAAGCTTTATATGAGAATCGATGGGTTAATGTTCCCCCCATGCATGGAGCTCTAGTTGTCAATGTTGGAGACCTTCTTCAG CTCATAACAAATGACAAGTTTGTTAGCTTGGCTCACAGAGTTAGAGCAAACAATGCAGGGCCAAGAACATCTGTGGCAAGCTTTTTCAGATCTGAACGGAACACAAAAGTTTTCGGACCAATTAATGAGTTGTTATCAGAAGAGAACCCCCAAATCTACCAAGAAGTTGATATTAAAGATTATGTAAGGTACTACTACTCAGAAGGGAAGGAAAATTACCCATTACTACATTTCAAGCTGTGA